DNA from Agathobaculum sp. NTUH-O15-33:
AGAACGTGAAACAGCAGGCCTTGCAGTTCGCCTCCTGTTCGGAAACCCTCATCTGCAGTTTCAAAGGCAAGTTGGTCACCACTCATACCTTCAAAAATCATGGAGAGGTAGTGATCCAGCAAATACCCTTGTTTGCCAAGCCGCAGACGAATCTGCTTTGCCAGTTTAAAAATTGACAGCAGAGAGTCTTCGGTGACTCCGCTGTCTGGACAGCTGAAGAAGCTGTCTGTGTGATGAAAAATGTTCATGTTATCCCGACCTTTCATTTATGGGGTCGGGTATTTCCCGTATCTTCAAAAGCGCATGCAAAGGCGGAGGATGGAATCCTCTTTTCCCATGCACGCGCTGTTAATTGCTTATTGTGCAGCTGAGACAAATGCGATATAATAGCCTTGTCGTGGTGCCGCTTTTGCGGTTGTGCTGGGTGGCTCAATCACCTTAGTGCAGGACTGGTGTGGTGCAAACACATCAGTCTGCCATGACGTTTTTTATTGTCGGGGAAACCCCGCCGCTGTTATATAAACTCTAAAAAGACGGGTTGTCAAGTCCTAGTTTACTATGTGGGAAGGTGAATTTTAAAATTTGGAAAAAGGAGGAGGCAGTTGCGTGATTGATACAAGGATTAAAGGCTGAAAGTGGCTTAGAATAAGGCTTTCTGTGAATGATCGAGGATATCGGTCTTGCTTTTTTGCCCGGAACAAGAAAATGGCTGCACCCAGAATGCCGAAAACGGTCGGAATTTGCATACCTATTAACGATTGCCGAGGGGGATAGTAACAAAGTTGAATCCTATAACAACTGTACGATTCTAAAATATATTCGGATAAAATAGTTGAGAAGTATTCAACTATTATCAGACATATGGTGTCTAAAATAAAAGGTATTATACAATAATAATTACGTTATAAATAACTTTTATGTTATAAAAAATAATCTAATTAGTATTGTAAAACAAAGAAATTTGCGATATACTGTGAATAGACTATATCGTCATATAAACACCTTTTTGGTGAAAAGGAGGACGCTCATGATATTAAACAATGTCGAAAAGGACATTAAAATGAAATGTTTAGAAAATGACATGACTCAAGTAGACCTTACTCAAAAAATAGGCACTACGGGGCAGTATGTAAATAAAATCGTAAAAAAGAACCATGATGTTTTAAATAAGACCTTTGTGCAAATGATGGAAGGTTTGGGATACGACATACAAATATGCTATGTAAAGAGAGGATAAATAATATGAATAAACAGCAACTAGCTTCAACAATATGGGAATCCGCAAACCAAATGAGGTCTAAAATTGAGGCAAATGAGTACAAGGATTTTATTCTTGGTTTTATCTTCTATAAATACTTGTCAGAAAAAGAAGTGGCATTATTTAAAAAAGAAAACCTAAAAGACGAAGACATAAAAAAGTTAAATGAAAAGGATGAGAAATATGCTGCTCATGTAAGAGAAAAATTGGGCTATTTTATCTCTTATGACAACCTTTTTTCGACGTGGCTTGAAAAAGGCAATGACTTTGATATATCGAATGTACGTGATGCCTTGGCATCTTTTGAACTAAACATTGACAGTGTATATAAAAAGCTGTTTGAAAATATCTTCAAAACACTGCAGACGGGTCTGTCTAAGCTTGGCGAAACAGCGCAGGCACAAACTAAAGCTGTAAGAGGCCTGCTCAAATTGATCCGCAAAATTCCTATGGACGGAAAACAAGACTATGATGTTCTTGGCTTTATTTATGAAGATCTAATAAGCAAGTTTGCATCTAACGCAGGAAAAAAAGCTGGCGAATTTTACACACCTCATGAGGTGTCTGTTTTAATGTCGGAAATTATTGCAGAACACTTGCAAGACAGAGAGCAAATCAAGATATATGACCCTACCTCGGGGTCGGGGTCGCTCCTAATCAACATCGGTAATTCTATTGCGAAATACATAGAGGGTGAAAATAAAATAGATTATTACGCTCAGGAACTTAAGGAAAATACCTACAACCTCACACGAATGAATCTAGTTATGCGTGGTATCAATCCTGCCAATATTAACGTGCGAAATGGCGATACACTGGAAGAAGATTGGCCGTTTTTCGAGGATTCCGACAAAGACAAGACTTATCACCTGATTCGTGTGGACGCTGTGGTTTCCAATCCGCCGTATTCTCAAAAATGGGATTCAACTGAAAAAGAGCATGACCCACGGTATAAAAATTACGGTGTTGCTCCAAAAGGTAAGGCCGATTATGCGTTCTTGTTACATGAACTATACCATCTCGAGGATGATGGCATTATGACCATTGTTCTTCCCCATGGCGTTCTTTTTAGAGGCGGTGACGAGGGCAAAATTAGAACAAATCTAATTGAAAAGAACAACATTGACGCCATCATCGGTTTGCCTTCCAACATTTTCTTTGGAACTGGTATACCTACTATAATCATGGTTTTGAAACGTAATCGTCCAACCTCTGACGTTCTCATTATTGATGCTTCTAAGGGATTTGAGAAAGCTGGCAAGAACAACAAACTAAGATCCTGCGATATTAAGAAAATTGTCGACACGCTTAAAAGCAGAGCTACAATAGACAAATATTCAGCAGTTGTTACAAAGAAAACTATTAGCGACAATGATTACAACTTGAACATTCCTCGTTATGTTAACTCTTTAGAGCCTGCAGAAAGTTGGGATATTCATGCAACTATGTTTGGCGGAATTCCAGTAAAAGAAGTAGACCAATTGGCTTCATATTGGGATGCTTTCCCTAATTTAAAAGAAGATATTTTCACTAGTATTTCTGATGAATATTTAGAAATGGCCCATGAGGACATTAAGTCCGCTATTATGAATCATGCTTCGCTCGAATACTACAAAAGGATTTTCTCAAGAGAATTTGATGGGTTCTATGCGTCACTAAAAGCAGATTTAATTGATGGGATTTTAGATGTAAGTGCTGAGCAACAAAAAGACATTGTTAGCAATGATATATTTGCAAGGATAGAAAACGTGAAGCTTACCGACAAATATAAAGCATTCCAAATATTGTCCGATAATTGGGATGTTATTTCTGCTGATTTAGAAATGCTACAGTCTGAGGGGTTTGAAGTAATTAATCAAGTTGACCCCAATATGGTAATGAAAAAGAAAGAAGCCAATGACGATGAAGTTCCAGAGGTTCAGGAAG
Protein-coding regions in this window:
- a CDS encoding XRE family transcriptional regulator encodes the protein MILNNVEKDIKMKCLENDMTQVDLTQKIGTTGQYVNKIVKKNHDVLNKTFVQMMEGLGYDIQICYVKRG
- a CDS encoding type I restriction-modification system subunit M, producing MNKQQLASTIWESANQMRSKIEANEYKDFILGFIFYKYLSEKEVALFKKENLKDEDIKKLNEKDEKYAAHVREKLGYFISYDNLFSTWLEKGNDFDISNVRDALASFELNIDSVYKKLFENIFKTLQTGLSKLGETAQAQTKAVRGLLKLIRKIPMDGKQDYDVLGFIYEDLISKFASNAGKKAGEFYTPHEVSVLMSEIIAEHLQDREQIKIYDPTSGSGSLLINIGNSIAKYIEGENKIDYYAQELKENTYNLTRMNLVMRGINPANINVRNGDTLEEDWPFFEDSDKDKTYHLIRVDAVVSNPPYSQKWDSTEKEHDPRYKNYGVAPKGKADYAFLLHELYHLEDDGIMTIVLPHGVLFRGGDEGKIRTNLIEKNNIDAIIGLPSNIFFGTGIPTIIMVLKRNRPTSDVLIIDASKGFEKAGKNNKLRSCDIKKIVDTLKSRATIDKYSAVVTKKTISDNDYNLNIPRYVNSLEPAESWDIHATMFGGIPVKEVDQLASYWDAFPNLKEDIFTSISDEYLEMAHEDIKSAIMNHASLEYYKRIFSREFDGFYASLKADLIDGILDVSAEQQKDIVSNDIFARIENVKLTDKYKAFQILSDNWDVISADLEMLQSEGFEVINQVDPNMVMKKKEANDDEVPEVQEGWRGHILPFDLVQKEMLTADLAELKAIEKRLSEITALYVEIMEAFDMEEKESGVLNDTKDAFVAKEVRNFISEAINDYKNPEIKALREYLKLTKKNEKLAYIISCKKVDWDLMEKGADGTYKKTTVNTRISELQRKYALPDGSFEQKIMTVLSLIEEESQAKRVLKQKSDALHLKTKDTIENLSEEESLYLLEQKWIKPLVDSLFAIPDEIIEELISKVCHLHEKYCTTFSDIETQIEKTSTALGGMIDELVGSDYDIKGLAELKNILGVE